Genomic DNA from Funiculus sociatus GB2-C1:
CAAATAGGCTGAGCGTGTTTCCTTTGTACGGATGTGTAGATTGCGGCTACTGCCCATACCACGCTGTCAGCGCCACCGCAAGGGCATCTGCGGCATCGTCTGGCTTGGGAATATAGTCTAAATTTAATTCCCGCGCTACGGCTTGCTGCACTTCTGACTTATCAGCATTACCCATGCCAGTAAGCCCCTGCTTAATCTGTGCTGGCGTAAATTCAACATAGGGGATACCGTGCTGGGCCAACACTAACACCATTATCCCCCGCGCTTGAGCCACCAAAATTGTGTTCCCCATCCGATAGAAGAACAATTTCTCAATCGCCACCAAATCGGGTTCCCACTGATCCAGCAAAGTGTGCAAATCGTCGTAAATTGTGCGGAGTCGTTCTCCCATCTCCGTTTTGGCGGAGGTTTGGATAACACCAAAATCCAGCAATGTTGCTACTTCTGGCGCGGTTTTTACTGGGCGCTTGGCAGCAGGAAGATTCGCCACAGCTAAGCAGTCAGGTGGTTTGCAGAGAATTACGCCAAATCCTAATGTGGCAAGTCCAGGGTCTAATCCTAAAATTCGCTTTTCCATTTAGCCAAGTTTACGGGATAAACCAAGCGAGCTGCCGCCTAAAATGGCGACTCAAGCTGACTTCTGATGCAATGTTTATATTAGCTCCCTCTAATTCCTGATTTTGCTGCTGAACGTCGCAAGCGTATCATAAGCTCAGTTAAAAATTTGGAGACAAACTTTATTAGTTTCGTATGTCACATCCCAAGAAGCTGCAAAAAATGTATTCTGATGGGCAAAGGCTCCCTGTTGCTCTTTAAAAGTGGCAACTTAGACACAAGTGTGCCAGTCCAATCAACTCGTAGAAGCGATTTATGGGAGCGTTCCTATTTCAGTGATTTTGCGCCCTTTCTCGTTAAAGTCGAATCTTGCCTTCGTGTTCCCCAGGAATCAGCAATGTCAAACGCTATTTTTAAACAAGCCTTACGCACCCTGAGACAAGAGTCGCACATCCCGTGGGGTTTGAACTCCAGAACTCCCCACCGAGTCAATAGCTGGTTTAAATGGTTGGCTCCCGGATTGTTGGTAAAACGTTGGTTGGTGATTAGTGCGGGTGGTGTGCTGCTAACCACTTTGGGTTTGGCAATTTGGGTGAAGCTGACACCGATTTTTTGGTTGATTCAGTTCATTGGGGAGCTACTGGAAACGATTACCACCATCCTTCCTAACTATGTGTCTGGCCCGATTGCGATCGCTTTCGGGGTGTTTTTGATTTTTTTGGGGCAAACTCGCTCTATGGGAGCGATTACCTCGGTGCTGAAGCCCTCATCAGATGAACAACTGATTGATGTGCTGTTAGCTCATCGTAAACTGAACCGAGGTCCAAAAATTGTCGCAATTGGCGGCGGTACGGGGCTTTCTACTTTGCTTAGAGGATTGAAGCACTACAGCGCCAATATTACGGCTATTGTCACTGTGGCAGATGATGGCGGCTCTAGCGGTCGTCTGCGGCGGGAAATTGGGGTGCTACCTCCTGGGGATATTCGCAACTGTATAGCGGCTTTGGCAGACCAGGAGAAGTTATTAACAGAACTGTTTCAATACCGCTTTAAGGCTGGGGATGGTTTAGTAGGTCACAGTTTTGGTAACTTGTTCTTAACGGCGATGAGCGATATTACTGGAGATTTGGAGAGAGCGATCGCTGCTAGTTCCCAAGTTTTAGCTGTGCGGGGACGGGTGTTACCAGCAACATTGAGTGATGTTCGTCTCTGGGCAGAATTAGAAGATGGGCGGCGGATTGAAGGAGAGTCCAGCATCACGGAAGCGGGGGGTAAAATTAAAAAAATTGGTTGCATTCCCAGCAATCCCCCAGCCTTGCCCAAAGCTTTACAGGCAATTCATGAAGCCGATTATATTATCATTGGCCCTGGTAGCCTTTATACCAGCGTGATCCCGAATTTGTTAGTACCGGAAATTGCCGCAGCGATCGCTCAAAAACAAGTTCCGATCATTTACGTCTGTAACATTATGACCCAGCCAGGGGAAACCCAAAGCTACACTGTCTCAGACCACATCCGCGCCATTGACGCTGCTTGCGGTCAACAATTATTTAACGCCGTCCTGGTACATAAAAAAGTTCCCTCTGCTCATACTCTGATTCGATATGCTCAGGAAAGTTCTCATCCGGTTTTTTTAGACAGAGAAGCTGTAGGAGAGTTGGGGCGAAGAATTGTTCTGGCGAATGTGATGGATGAGGATGAAGAAACAGGTTATGTAAGGCACGATCCTCAACGTCTAGCTAGGATTTTGCTGAGGTGGTATAGTCGCGCTCAAGGGATAGAGTTAGGAGTTGGAAGTTAGGAATTGCAAGTAATTTCTCTACTAGATGCAACAGCTACGCGATCGCTGGGCGTAAATCTTGGGCGATCGCTAAGTGCTGGTAGTACGATTTTGCTAGAAGGAGACTTGGGTGCTGGCAAAACTACTCTCGTTCAAGGCATTGGTGAAGGCTTGGGCATTATCGATCCAATTGTTAGTCCCACCTTCACCTTAATTAACGAGTATCGAGAAGGACGCATTCCTCTGTATCACCTGGATTTATACCGCTTAGAACCTACCGAAGTGACAGCGTTAAACTTGGAAACTTACTGGGAAGGCATTGAAGTCCCTTTGGGCATTGTCGCCATTGAATGGGCGGAACGTTTGCAGTATAAACCGTTAAACTTCTTGAGCATCCACTTAACTTATTCAGCTGATAATGGTCGTCAAGCTGAACTTGTCCCAGCAGGTGCATTTAATTTGGGGTCATTAAAGATTTAAACGCTCTAGGTAGCAAAGGTAAACGCAAAGAACTTTGCCTACCTTTGCGTTTACATCTTGCCTTTTAAAAAATTACACGGTAGGCATGATGCCTACCGTGTCAACTCTTGTTGGATTATTATTTAACTATAATTACAAGAGTTTGTCAAGCCGTTTCTGCGAAAAAGATTGACTAATTTAAAAGTTAGAAATTAGCAAAAACATAAAGCTTGACCGCGGACTTCTGTATTAAGTTTTCCTCGGTCGTAAACAACCTGACCGCCGACAATAGTCACACCAGTCCAGGCAGTGAGGTTCCACCCTTACAAGGGGTTCCAACCACATTTGGTAAGTAATTCCTCGAGCAAAACAGGACGGTAACTGTTCAAATCAACAAAGATTAAATCGGCATCATAACCAGGAGAGATCGCGCCTTTTTTTTTGGGAATATTATAAGCTTGGGCTACAGCCGCAGACATCCAGTTAGAAACTTGGACAACACTACAACGTCCCTGCATAGCAGAAGTTAACATCAGCGGTAGAGATGTTTCAACACCAGGCATTCTCGAAGGAGTATTGGGGTAGACTTGGGCTTTTTCTTCCAAAGTCTGGAAAGCATGATCGGTAGCGATAAAATCAATTACACCATTGAGAAGAGCTTGCCAGAGAACTTCGTTGTCATGAAGCGATCGCAAAGGCGGATTCACCTGCGCCAGTGTGCCAATTTTTTCATAAGCGCTAGTGTTTAGCAGCAAATGTTGCGGTGTTACTTCCGCAGTCACCCAACTCGGTTTATCCTGACGCAGTAACTGGGCTTCCTCAGCTGTAGACATATGCAAAATATGTAACCTTCGCTGGTATTTTTTAGAAAGATTTAACGCCAGTTGCGTAGCATTAAGGGCAGCTTGATTATCCTGAATTTGGGAGTGGATTGCCGGATTGTTGATCCCGGCAAATTCCTGACGACGTTGATTAATTCGGGCTTGATCTTCAGCGTGAACCGCAATTAAGCGATCGCCTTGTGCAAAAATGGACTCCAGCGCCGTATCCTGTTCTACCAACAACTGACCGTGCATCGATCCCATAAAAATTGTAATTCCAGGAGTCGGATGCGCCTCTAAAAGATCCAGCAAAATTTCCGCCGTTGCCCCAATAAAAAAGCCATAATTAACTAAGCACTTTTCTTGCGCCCGCCGCAGCTTGTCATCCAAAGCCGCCTGCGTAGTTGTCAGAGGGCGAGTATTAGGCATCTCCAGAAATGACGTTACCCCTCCTGGGCACAAGTGCAACTCGCAGTAAACAAGTCTTCTTTGTGTTCCAACCCCGGTTCCCGGAAATGTACCTGCGGATCAAGAACTCCCGGCAACAAAGTCAGACCCGAACCGTCTATTTCTTTACCAGAGTCATCTCTTGGGATTTCTGACGCAACCTGGACAATTTCCCCGCCACGAGTTTCGACATCCCCAATTAAAAACTCACCATTGGGCAGAAGAATGTTAGCGTTGCGGATAAACAGAGGAGCATGGCAATCAGTGGTTTATGCAATCGTCAAGTGAGCGCGAAAAGTGTATGCTGTGCTTAGACTTTAGCGCAATAAGGCATTTTTTTACTGGAGCCGAGGAAATTACGGTAAACACGCCAGCCAAATATTTTTAATGATGGCAGGATGTATTTAGGCAAAATTTAGACAAAATATAGGTAGAAACATTGTTTTCCTTGATATAAATCATTAGATGGGTAATCCGTTATATCCCTTTGCTTTGAGTGATTAACCGTTTATGACTGACGTGCAGAATCAAGAACCAGACAGCAAAACCCAACAACAAGTTGAAAATCCCTTTATAGAGGGAATTAAAACGATTGGGCTTAGCGCCATTTTAGCCTTTGGAATTCGCTCTTTTGTAGCAGAAGCACGCTACATCCCTTCCGGATCGATGCTACCAACGCTACAAATCAATGACCGTCTGATTATAGACAAGGTTAGTTACAAGTTTACCTCTCCAGAACGGGGAGACATTGTAGTATTTAATCCCACCGAAGCCCTAGAAAAGCAAAATTTCCACGATGCCTTCATTAAGCGGGTGATTGGTATACCGGGAGACAAGGTAGAGGTGAAAGGGGGACGAGTTTATGTCAACGATCAAGCCTTGCGGGAAAAATATATAGACGAACAGCCTAATTACCGTTATGGCCCAGTGAAGGTGCCACCTAACGCTTATTTGGTACTTGGTGATAATCGCAACAACAGCTATGATAGCCATTACTGGGGTTTTGTCCCCCGCGACAAGATAATTGGTCGGGCGATAGTACGTTTCTGGCCTTTGAATCGCGCCGGAGAAGTGGATCAGTCTCCAGTTGATTCCTCGGATAAGTGAAAGGGCTAATGGCTAATGGCAAAAGTCAGCCCTGAACTTTAGTTCGGGCTAATAGCTAAAGTCATTTAATGACTGGGTAAATGTTTCAACCCGTTAAAACGGGTTTAAGTTTTAAGCCTAAAATTTATTTAAGGCTTTTGCCAGAAGCCTGAGGGCTAATTGTTCATTTATATTAGCTGTGATTAGCCGTGACTCCAATTTTGGACGACGCGACCCTGCAACTGTTGACCTAGCCAGGGAGTGTTGAGTGAGAGGGATTTGAGGTTTTGCCTCTCGACTTTCCAAGTTAGTTGGGGGTCAAATAAAATAATTTCAGCGAGTTGACCAGCTGCGATCGCAGCTGGTTTTTGTTGTAAACACTGGGCGGGACGGGTACTCAAAACCCGCCACAGTTCTAAAGAACTCCAGTCGCCATTCTCGACCAGGATGTGCCAAAGTAGCGGCAAAGCTAACTCTAAACCAATCGCGCCTGCTGGTGCTTCGGCGAAGGCGACGGTTTTTTCTTCGTAAGTGTAGGGAGTGTGGTCAATAGCGATCGCATCAAGTACCCCACTCCGCACACCCTCAATTAATGCTGCTTGGTCAGATGGGTTGCCCAGAGGTGGTTCCAGACGTAAAGAAGGATTATAACTCCCCACATCCTCAGCATTCAGCAGCAAGTGCATCCAAGTGGTACTCGCCGTTATTGGCAAACCCCGCGCCTTAGCATCCTGAATTAGCTTAACGCTGCGACCTGTAGAAACGCGCATGATGTGGACGGTCGTGCCAGTGGATTCTACCACTTCCAACAAAGCAGCCAGAGCAGATGTTTCCGCGATCGCGGGATTTCCTGGCAAACCAAAACGAATTGAAGCCGCACCTTCTCGCATCACCCCATTGGTAGAAAGATGGCGATCGCAAGCCCACAAAGCCACTGGTTTTCCTAGAGGCTGAAGATATTCCAAAATTCTTCGCAGCAGCGCCAAATTCGATATCGGCTTACCATCAGCAAAACCCACCACTCCAGCCGCTGCAAGTTCTGCCAACTCTGTCATTTGCTGGCCTTGCACACCCAAAGTTAAAGCACCCCAAAATCCAATTTTCGATTGTGGATTTCGGATTGTGGATTGTTGAAGATAAGCTAAACCAGCTGGGTTATCGATAGCTGGCAATGTGTCCGGCAAAATTGTCAACCGGGTAAAGCCTCCAGCCGCCCCCGCGGAAACAAGCGTTACTAAGGTTTCCCGTTCTTCAAACCCAGGTTCACCGGAGTGGCTGTATAAATCCACCAGTCCTGGCCCCAGCACCAATCCACGACAATCCCGCACCGATGTTTCTGCGGGATTTGCAGAAATTTGAGTTTCGATTGCTTTTATGTAACCATCCGCAATCAGAACATCGGCAATCTGGTCAGTTCCAGAAACAGGATCTATTACCCTTACTTGTTGAAGTAGTTCACTATTCATATATGAGTACCGAGGGCTAAGGACTGAGGACGTTGTTAATTCTGTTTGTTCTCAGCCCTCAGTCCTGAACTTCTCAGTTGTTTACAAACCACATCTTGCACCAGTTGCAATAACCCGCCAGAGATTTTTCTGGCTAATAGCGAAAGTTTTCTTAAGACGAATGGCATTGACTTATGCCCTGAACTAAATCGGCAGACCCAAAGCTTGTAACCCGTTTTAAAGAGTTGAAAGACTTATTCAGTAAGCTTTCGCTTACTTTAGCTTTAAGCCGGAGATAAATTTCCTGGCTCAATTAAGCACCATTCCTCTTAAGACGACTAAAGGCTTACCAGATAAAGATTTCAGTCTATTTTAATAGACTTTCGCGATTAGCCAGAAAATTTATTTTTAGGCTGGTTTTGAGGCTTATTGAGAATGGTGCAAGATTCAATTACAACGCACCAGCAGCCGTTTTATCCAGAACACCTCCCCCTAAGTGAGTTGTGATATTCATCGCTTGCAGCACTGGTATACCATCCGGGCCTTGGGGATAATCGATTACGGTGACTGCCCCATTACCCTGCTTAATGCTCCAGAAATTTTCTGGCTTTAAACCTAAAATGTGACAAAGCAAAACTTTGTTAGTGGCATCGTGAGCCACCACTAAACCAGTTTTTGGCTGATCTCCAGAATAAGATGCGATCGCCATTTGCCAAGCGGCTACGCTGCGTTCCCACACCTGCTGCAAATTTTCTCCCTCTGGCATCTGCACGGTCTGGGGGTAATCTCGCCACTGTTCCAACATACCTGGGTACGTTAGCTCAATTTCTTCCTCAAATTTCCCTTCCCACAGTCCGTGACTGATTTCCGCCAAAGGTGGCTGTAGTTCAATCTGGACATGGGGATGATATTTGAGAATAATTTCCGCTGTTTCCTTGGGACGCAGCAGTGGACTACTAACAGCAAAGTCAATTTGCACATCTTTGAGAAATTCAGCCGCTTTTTCGGCTTGTTCTCGCCCATTGTCGTTAAGCGGGACATCAATTTGTCCCTGAAAGCGTTTCTGACGATTCCACTCAGTTTCGCCGTGGCGTACCAGCAACAAACGTAACCCCTTATGTCCCGGACGAAAACTAGGCAGAGTTTCGCCCACATGAGCAGTCAAATTCATCGACTCTAATTGAGCAGGTTTGCCCCAGCCATCAGCAAAATTTAGTACGCTGATGCCACAGTTCGACTGCTGAATCGAATGGTAACGCTCAGGTGACATAGCGATCGCATTCGCAATCAAAGCTCGATTGATGCCGTTATGCCCCACCAATAAAATAGTTCCCCCCGCATGGCGCGGGAGAATTTCCTGCCAAAACTGTCGCGCTTGCGCGTAAAGAGCTAAAACTGGAAAATGTTCCCTCACGCCCTCCGCTTCCTGTATCATCATTCGCAGTTCGTGGGGACGTTCCTGCCAGCAGCGATAATCTTCGGAAAATTTCTCCTTCACCTCAGAAGAAAGCATTTTCTCCCAAGCAGGCAAATCGATTTCCATCAGCTTATCTGACGCTTGTAAGGGCGCAGGTGTCGCCAAACAGGATACGATTACCTCTGCTGTCTGTTTTGCTCTTTGTAAGGGACTGGTATAGATTGCATCAAATTTTATGCCACCTAGAGCAGCACCAAGTTGACCAGCAGTGACACGACCTTTTTCGGTCAAAATTGATTCATCACAGCGGCCCTGAATTCTACGCTCAGTGTTATAGCTGCTCTGACCATGACGCACGAGAATGACACGAGTATTCAGGGTAATATCCTCCGCGAATCGATTGTAGATTTTAGATTTTAGACACCCCCCTTGATAAGGGGGTAGGGGGGATCGGATGCAAGGATTTCTCGTTTTTGGGCTGCTGCCTGAGAACGAGTTGAGCAAGGCTGCTGCCTCAATCAGTGAACAAAAAAGGTTCAGGAGAATTTTAACCTGTTCGGGACACGTCGCTAAGATATTCTCCAGAGGCGACACGATACTAAATGTTTATAGGAGAACGCATGACAATTAAGCGGTTGATTTTGGGGTTGCTGACAATTTTGGCTATTGTCCAAGTTGCCCTGTCCTTGCAAGGCAGCTGGAGTCAGCCTCAGATTCAAAGTCGTTTGGAATTGTACCAAACGAATCTGTTGCTGCACGCAACCGAGTGGCAGCCGGAAAATTCCGGTGGCTCAAATTTGACGACCGCCCGTAACGCCATCTTGGGTGACGAACCCTTAAAAGCTGCCCAAAAGCAGTATCAGGATGCACTTTCGGAGGATAAAAATACCCTCGCAAAGCTCCAAGGGCAACTGAAAAAGCTGCAAGTTGAAGCTGATACAGATCCAAATAAATTGGATCTGCAGCAATTACTTTTGTCAATAGACAAGTTAAAAAAAGTGATTGATGAGCTGTACTTGCGAGTGGGAATCTTACAGGTGCCAGGAGAAACGGATGCAGCGATCGCAACCTGGAAAGAGACGGGTGAGCGATCGCGCTCTCAAACGGCTAATGTTTTGATCGGGCTTTGGAGCAATCCCCCGCGCCTGTTGCCAAATGCCCAGGAGCAAATTGAACAGCATTTAGACGGTTGGTTCCGCTATCGCGCTTTAAGCAAGCTGTACGAATTACAGGAGCGAACAGAGGCGCTTTCGGCTCTCAAAGCACAAGAACAGGAAATAGCCGAACAAGCAGTTTTTAAATTAGCAATGGTCGCTACAGTGCCGCTTTTCGGGGTAATTGTCGGCATAGGATTGCTAATTTTTCTGTTAGCTGGACGATTGATTAAGGGAAAAGAATCCCTTCTGGCTCACAATGGCGATGTTAAATGGACAACACCCTGGAATGGGGAAACTATCTGGCAAGTGTTTGTTGTCGGCTTTTTCTTTATCGGTCAATTTCTGCTGCCGATCTTTTTCAGCTTACTGCCGCTAAACCGAGCCAGCTTCGATAGTCGGACGCAAGCTTTGTTCGTTCTAGCTACTTACCTATTTTTGGCAATTCCGTGTCTTTTAGTGCTGTATTTCTCCATAAAACCATTTTTTCCGCTGCCTGAAGGTTGGTTTCGCTTTGATTGGCGGGGAAACTGGATTTTGTGGGGATTGGGAGGCTACTTGGTAGCGCTACCGCTGGTGATCATAGTGTCGCTGATTAACCAAAAACTATGGCAGGGACAAGGCGGGAGTAATCCGATTCTCCCAATTGCCCTAGAGGGACGGGATAGCGTGGCACTGACGATATTTTTCTTGACGGCGGCTGTGGCGGCACCGCTGTTTGAGGAATTTTTGTTTCGCGGGTTTCTGTTGCCGTCTTTGACTCGTTACATGCCAGTGTGGGGCGCGATCGCGGTCTCTAGCTTACTATTTGCTGTTGTTCACCTCCACCTCTCGGAAATCCTGCCTTTGGCGACTTTGGGGTTTGTTTTGGGTACAGTTTACACGCGATCGCGCAACCTCCTCGCCCCCATGCTCCTCCACTCTCTCTGGAATAGCGCCACCCTTGTGAGTCTCTTCATCTTAGGCAGTGGCTCTACATGATGCTTTGTGCTTTATCTGCGCTGGGCGAATCGTTGACCCAACCAGGGGCAAGTAACTTAAAAAAAATTCACAATTTTTGCTCCAAGACGCGGACTTTCGCCTAACCTCAAAATAGAGGCGCTAGATTAATCTGGCACTCTTGGTGTCGCGGTAAGTCCCAAATCTATGCAAGTTTCGACCAAATCTGTAGTTGCTACCCCCGAATCGTCGGTAGAGACTATTACCCTCGACGTGGGGGGAATGAGATGTGCAGGCTGCGTGAAGGTTGTAGAAAAGCAGCTCAAAGAGCATCCAGGTGTCATTTCCGCCTGCGTCAATCTGGTGACAGAAGTGGCTGTCGTAGAATGCGAATCTGGCGCAGTAGATCCAACAGCTTTGGCAAAGCAGGTGAGTGACGCTGGATTTCCCACCCAGTCTCGCGTAGCTACTACAGGCGATGGAAAAGAGGCTTTGAGTCCAGCCCAGCGACACGCCGAGGAAAATCGTAAGCAAATGTGGCGCTTGGTAGTTGCGGGTGTGCTGATTCTCTTCTCCGGAATTGGTCATCTTGGGCAACACTCTTTACTTTTGCCGCAGTTGTTACTGCTGACAAATATTTGGTTTCACTGGGGATTAGCAACAGCGGCGTTGCTGTTACCAGGGCGCGAAATATTACTAGATGGCTGGCGAGGTTTGCGGCGAAATGCTCCCAATATGAACACGCTGGTGGGATTGGGAACCCTGACGGCATACACAGCAAGTTGTGTGGCGCTGTTCTTCCCCCAGCTGGGTTGGGAGTGTTTCTTTGATGAGCCTGTAATGCTATTGGGATTTATCTTACTGGGGCGCACTTTGGAGCAACGGGCAAGAGGTCGTGCGGCTGCGGCGTTTGAGGCATTATTAGCATTACAGCCAAAAGTAGCTCGTTTGATTGCCAATCCAACTAATTTGGGCAGAGGAGCAGGAGAGAAAGGCAGAGGAGCAGATTTATCAATCCCCAATCCCCAATCC
This window encodes:
- the ruvC gene encoding crossover junction endodeoxyribonuclease RuvC, translated to MEKRILGLDPGLATLGFGVILCKPPDCLAVANLPAAKRPVKTAPEVATLLDFGVIQTSAKTEMGERLRTIYDDLHTLLDQWEPDLVAIEKLFFYRMGNTILVAQARGIMVLVLAQHGIPYVEFTPAQIKQGLTGMGNADKSEVQQAVARELNLDYIPKPDDAADALAVALTAWYGQ
- a CDS encoding gluconeogenesis factor YvcK family protein; this encodes MSNAIFKQALRTLRQESHIPWGLNSRTPHRVNSWFKWLAPGLLVKRWLVISAGGVLLTTLGLAIWVKLTPIFWLIQFIGELLETITTILPNYVSGPIAIAFGVFLIFLGQTRSMGAITSVLKPSSDEQLIDVLLAHRKLNRGPKIVAIGGGTGLSTLLRGLKHYSANITAIVTVADDGGSSGRLRREIGVLPPGDIRNCIAALADQEKLLTELFQYRFKAGDGLVGHSFGNLFLTAMSDITGDLERAIAASSQVLAVRGRVLPATLSDVRLWAELEDGRRIEGESSITEAGGKIKKIGCIPSNPPALPKALQAIHEADYIIIGPGSLYTSVIPNLLVPEIAAAIAQKQVPIIYVCNIMTQPGETQSYTVSDHIRAIDAACGQQLFNAVLVHKKVPSAHTLIRYAQESSHPVFLDREAVGELGRRIVLANVMDEDEETGYVRHDPQRLARILLRWYSRAQGIELGVGS
- the tsaE gene encoding tRNA (adenosine(37)-N6)-threonylcarbamoyltransferase complex ATPase subunit type 1 TsaE; its protein translation is MQVISLLDATATRSLGVNLGRSLSAGSTILLEGDLGAGKTTLVQGIGEGLGIIDPIVSPTFTLINEYREGRIPLYHLDLYRLEPTEVTALNLETYWEGIEVPLGIVAIEWAERLQYKPLNFLSIHLTYSADNGRQAELVPAGAFNLGSLKI
- the lepB gene encoding signal peptidase I; this encodes MTDVQNQEPDSKTQQQVENPFIEGIKTIGLSAILAFGIRSFVAEARYIPSGSMLPTLQINDRLIIDKVSYKFTSPERGDIVVFNPTEALEKQNFHDAFIKRVIGIPGDKVEVKGGRVYVNDQALREKYIDEQPNYRYGPVKVPPNAYLVLGDNRNNSYDSHYWGFVPRDKIIGRAIVRFWPLNRAGEVDQSPVDSSDK
- a CDS encoding dihydroorotase; the encoded protein is MNSELLQQVRVIDPVSGTDQIADVLIADGYIKAIETQISANPAETSVRDCRGLVLGPGLVDLYSHSGEPGFEERETLVTLVSAGAAGGFTRLTILPDTLPAIDNPAGLAYLQQSTIRNPQSKIGFWGALTLGVQGQQMTELAELAAAGVVGFADGKPISNLALLRRILEYLQPLGKPVALWACDRHLSTNGVMREGAASIRFGLPGNPAIAETSALAALLEVVESTGTTVHIMRVSTGRSVKLIQDAKARGLPITASTTWMHLLLNAEDVGSYNPSLRLEPPLGNPSDQAALIEGVRSGVLDAIAIDHTPYTYEEKTVAFAEAPAGAIGLELALPLLWHILVENGDWSSLELWRVLSTRPAQCLQQKPAAIAAGQLAEIILFDPQLTWKVERQNLKSLSLNTPWLGQQLQGRVVQNWSHG
- a CDS encoding histidine phosphatase family protein: MNTRVILVRHGQSSYNTERRIQGRCDESILTEKGRVTAGQLGAALGGIKFDAIYTSPLQRAKQTAEVIVSCLATPAPLQASDKLMEIDLPAWEKMLSSEVKEKFSEDYRCWQERPHELRMMIQEAEGVREHFPVLALYAQARQFWQEILPRHAGGTILLVGHNGINRALIANAIAMSPERYHSIQQSNCGISVLNFADGWGKPAQLESMNLTAHVGETLPSFRPGHKGLRLLLVRHGETEWNRQKRFQGQIDVPLNDNGREQAEKAAEFLKDVQIDFAVSSPLLRPKETAEIILKYHPHVQIELQPPLAEISHGLWEGKFEEEIELTYPGMLEQWRDYPQTVQMPEGENLQQVWERSVAAWQMAIASYSGDQPKTGLVVAHDATNKVLLCHILGLKPENFWSIKQGNGAVTVIDYPQGPDGIPVLQAMNITTHLGGGVLDKTAAGAL
- a CDS encoding CPBP family glutamic-type intramembrane protease codes for the protein MTIKRLILGLLTILAIVQVALSLQGSWSQPQIQSRLELYQTNLLLHATEWQPENSGGSNLTTARNAILGDEPLKAAQKQYQDALSEDKNTLAKLQGQLKKLQVEADTDPNKLDLQQLLLSIDKLKKVIDELYLRVGILQVPGETDAAIATWKETGERSRSQTANVLIGLWSNPPRLLPNAQEQIEQHLDGWFRYRALSKLYELQERTEALSALKAQEQEIAEQAVFKLAMVATVPLFGVIVGIGLLIFLLAGRLIKGKESLLAHNGDVKWTTPWNGETIWQVFVVGFFFIGQFLLPIFFSLLPLNRASFDSRTQALFVLATYLFLAIPCLLVLYFSIKPFFPLPEGWFRFDWRGNWILWGLGGYLVALPLVIIVSLINQKLWQGQGGSNPILPIALEGRDSVALTIFFLTAAVAAPLFEEFLFRGFLLPSLTRYMPVWGAIAVSSLLFAVVHLHLSEILPLATLGFVLGTVYTRSRNLLAPMLLHSLWNSATLVSLFILGSGST